The DNA region TCGCTGAGCGTGAGGGCACCCATCGCTTGAAGGATGGCGCAACTTGCATTGACCCCGTCGCGGCGCCCTCACTAGACTCCCAAGGCAAAATGCAACGAACGGCTGCCGAAGACCTCTACCTGCGACCCCCGTCATGAGTGTGGCTTCCGGCGACAGGCTAACGGTGTTAGTCGATGGCGTGGTGTTCGAGAACCGCAGCCAGATCGGCATCTGGCGGGTCTTCTATGAGACCTTGTCTCGCCTGGGCGACGGGTTCGACGTTGTCGTGGTGTTGGCCGGAGACGCCGTGCAAGAGCTCCCAGCAGGGGTGAGCACGCTCCGGTTGGGACACCGCTACCCGCACGGCAGCAAGCTCCGCTTCGACCGACGCTGGCGTCGCCGCCAGATCATCCGGCGGATCGACCACCACTACCCGAACGCCATCTGGCACTCGACTTATTTCACGTTCGATCCACGGGTTCGTCCGCGGTCCGTGGTCACGGTGTACGACCTGATCGCCGAGGAGCTGTTCTACGCCAACCGGAACTTCGAGGAACACGCCCAGGACAAACGCGCCGCGATCCTTCAGGCCTCCGCGATCTCCACGATATCGCATGACACAAAGCAAAAACTACTGCAGTATTACCCCGACCTGTCCTGCCCCGTCTCCGTCGCCACCCTGGGCGCCGAACACATCGTTCCCCCCGCAGAACCGTCTCCGGTGCGCGAACCGTTTGCCCTCTTCGTCGGCGACCGCTACGGCTACAAGAATTTTTCGATCTTGGTTGACGCCGTGGCGTCGACGCAGTGGCCGGAGTATTTGCGCGTCAAAGTCGTTGGCGCCCCGTTCAGTGAGGCCGAATCGCGACTATTGGAATGCCGGGGCGTGCGGCGGAGATTCGAACACGAGGGTCGAGTAGACGACGCGATGCTCGCCACGTTGTACCGCCGCTCGACCTGCTTTGTGTTCCCGAGCCTCAATGAAGGGTTCGGACTACCCGCCGTAGAGGCGCAATCTTTGGGGACGATTCCGGTGGTGAGCGACCTCCCGGTCTTCCGTGAAGTCTGCGGAAGCGGCGCCTACTACTTCGACCCGCATTTCACCGACTCGCTTTGCCGAGCGATTCAGCAAGTTTGTCAGATCGAGGACCGGCCTTTGGTCGTAGAAGCGTGCCAGAAGAACGCCCAGCGGTTCCGCTGGCAGGCGACGGCCGACGCGATGGCCGAGGTTTACCGCTCCGTTGCGGGCCTAAACGGATCGCGAGGGGCTACGCCTTCACCACCGCCAGCAAGAAGCTCGGCTTGAGCGACTCGAAGCTCAGCCGCCCGAGCTGGTCGGCGCCGCGGGCGATGTTCACCATCCAGACGCGTACGTCGGGGTTTTCGGCCAGCATCGCCTGCCGCAGCTCGGCCAGGTTGTCGATGCTGATCACGTTGCAAACCAATCGCCCCCCGCTACGCAACCGGGCGTAGGCGTCGGTGCTGAGGCGGGCCACCTCGCGGCCCCCGCCGGCGATGAACACGCAGTCGGGGTCGGGCAGGCCGCTCCAGCAATCGGGCGCGGTCCCCAGCACGGGCGAGATGTTCCGCACGCCAAACCTCTCGGCGTTCTCGCGGATCAGCCCGTGGTCTTCTGGGTCTTGCTCGATCGCGTACACGGCGCCGCGGGTCGCCAGTTGGGCCGCCTCGATGCTGACCGAGCCGCTGCCGGCGCCGACGTCCCACACCACGCTCTCCGGGCCGATATCGAGCTGCGCCAGCGCCAGGCACCGCACCTCGGCCGACGTCAGCAGGCCCAGCTTGGGCTGCGCCTGGGCGAACGCCTCGTCGGGGTTTCCGAACACCCGCTGACCGACCGACTCGCGGGGCCGGTCGGGGACGTCCGGGTGCCGGACCAGAATCATCACGTTCAACGAAGAGAAGTCCTGCGCAGCAATCTCCGCCAGCGAGCCGCGGGTCACGCGTTCGTCACGGGCGCCCAGGTTCTCGCACACGTAGGCGTTGAAGTAGTCGATGCGGCGGTCGAGCAGCGCCTGGGCGACCTGCGCGGGGCCCACCTCTTCGCTGGTGAACAGCCCTACGCGATCGGCGGTGCGGATCTTCTCGACCACGGTTTCTAGGCGGTGGTTGGCCACGTTGGTCAGGTAGGCCTCGTCCCAGCCCTCCATCACCCGCGCAAACGCCAACTGCATGCTGCTGACGTGCGGGATGACCTCGAACCGCTCCTTGCCGAGCCGCTCGGTGACGTAACGCGCCAGCCCATAAAACATCGGGTCGCCGAACACCAGCAACGCCGCCCGGCGGTCGCCGACGGTCTCCAACTGGGCGGCAAGCTGCTCCAGGTCGCCGCTGAGGGCGATCCGCTTCGCGCCGATAGAAGCGGGCAGCAGCCTGAGCGCCCGCTCGGGGCCGAGCACCACGTCGGCGGACTCGATACGCTGACGGACCGCGGCGGGGGCGGCGTCGAGGCCGTCGTCGCCGATGCCGATCACGGCGATGGGAGGGTGGGTTTGGGTCATGCCCGATAGTTTCGCCGAGAAGTTCAGCCGCAACAAGCCGCGCCGGGGGCGGGGACGCCCCCGGCACAAATCGCTCCGGGCCCGCGCCTACTCCACCACGTAGCACCGAAGCGTGTGGTGGTTCAGCCGCACGTGTTCGGAGGTCGCCAGCAGCGGCCCGTCCGCGTCTGGGTAAACCTCCTTCGGGGGCTCTGCCGCGGTGTCGATAAAGAGCCGCCAGCGGAGGTCGCGGACGGTGATCGGCGTCATGAAATCTTGGGGGCTCCCGCCGGAATGGATCATGATCATTACCGGCCGGGCCGCGGGGTCGTCCAACCCTCCGTCGCCCAACACGCAGGTCAGGCTGTGGAACGTCTGGCTCCAGTCGACCGGCTTGCCGTCGGCGCCGAACCAGCTCACGTCGGCCAGCTCGCCCGATTTGTGGGGCATGCCGGTGAGGAAGGTCTGCCGGCGGACCACCGGCTGGCGGAGGCGGAACGCGATCAGCGCCTGCACGAACCGCATCATGTCTGGGTTCTTCTCGACCTGCTTCCAGTCGAACCAGCTCACCGGGTTGTCTTGGCAATAGGCGTTGTTGTTGCCCCGCTGGGTGCGGAGCACCTCGTCGCCGGAGGTGATCATGGGGGTCCCCTGGCTCAGCAGCAGGGTCGCCAGCATGTTCTTGGCCTGCCGGCGGCGGAGCGTCATGATCGGCAGCCGCCGCGTGGGGCCCTCGACCCCGTAGTTGGACGAGTAGTTGTTGTTGTCGCCGTCGCGGTTGTCCTCGCCGTTGGCCAGGTTGTGCTTACGCTCGTACGCCGTGAGGTCGGCCAACGAGTAGCCGTCGTGCGAGGTGATAAAGTTGATGCTGTGGTACGGGTTCTTGCCGCTGGGCTGGTACAAGTCGCTGGAGCCCGCCAGCCGTGTGGCCATCGGCCCGGTCATGCCGACATCGCCCCGCCAGTAACGGCGGATGTTGTCTCGGTAGGCGCCGTTCCACTCCGCCCAACGCTCGCTGGCGAAACTGCCTACCTGGTACGCCCCGGCGGCGTCCCACGCTTCGGCAATAATCTTCGTGTCGGCCAGCATCGGGTCTTCCGCGATGTACTCCACCAAGGGTGGGTTGGCGCAGAGGTCGCCGTTGCGGTCGCGCGAAAGGATCGACGCCAGGTCGAAGCGGAAGCCGTCGATGTGGTAGTTGTAGACCCAGTGCCGGAGGCAATGGAAAATCATCTCCCGCACGATCGGGTGGTTGCTGTTGACGGTGTTGCCGCAGCCGGAGTAGTTCTTGTACTCCCCGCCCCCGTTGAGCATGTAGTAGACGCTGTTCTCCAGCCCCTTGAAGCTGAAGGTGGGGCCGCGTTCGTTCCCCTCGGCCGTGTGGTTGAACACGACGTCCAGGATCACCTCGATGCCCGCGGCGTGCAGCGCGCGGACCATCTCCTTGAACTGCCGCACCTGGTCGCCCGGCTTGGCGCCGTGCATGTAGCCGCGGTGCGGGGCGAAGAAGGCCATGGGGTCGTAGCCCCAGTAGTTGGCCAGGCCGTGCTTGGCGCCGTCGCTCTCCTCGGTGGGGAACTCGTGCACCGGCATCAGCTCAACGGCCGTCACCCCCAGGCTCTTGAGGTAGGGGATCTTATCGATCACCCCCAGGTAGGTGCCGGGGTGATCGCCGCCCCCCGAGCTGCTGCGCGTAAAGCCGCGTACGTGCATCTCATAGATGATTGTCTCGGAGAGCGGTTGCCGCAGGTGCCGGTCCCCCTGCCAATCGAAGTGCTCGTCGACCACCACACACTTCGGCGGGCGGACCACGCCGTCGTCGCCGCGCAGGTAGGTGCCGGCCAGGGCGCTGGCGTAGGGGTCGATCAAGCGGGCGCGTGGATCGAAGCGGTGCCCCTTGTGCGGCTCAAACGGCCCGGCGGCCTGGAAGTGGTACAGCGTGCCGGCGCCCAGCTCGGGGACGAAGATGCTCCAGATATCGCCCCAACGATCGGTGTCCGGATTGAACTCGATCAGCCGGTAGGGCTCGCGGTCGGTCACCCGCCGGTACAGCAGCACCCGCATCGCGGTAGCGTTCTTGCTGTAAACCACAAACTGCACCCCCTCGTCGCGCAGCACGGCGCCGTAGGGGAGCGGGTAGCTGAAGTGGAAAGTCGGTTGGGCTTTAGGCATCAGCAGGCCCGCGGTTACGGGCGAAGTCGTCATCACAGGTGTCAGCAGCATACCGGTCAGTTCCCCGCGGATCGTCGAGAGCAAGAACGCCGGCGAAAACAAATCGCTGGCGTGTGAACTACTTCGACCGGTGCTAGCACGGAACTTCACGGACCAAGAATGCTACCTTACAGCTTCGCGGGGCAGAATGCTCGCCACGTCCGCCAGGGGCGCCCCTGCCAGCATAATAGGCATCGCGCTACAATCGCGGACCCCTCCGCATTCCCGCGTAACCCGCATGCAGCGAATCACTTACAAAGACTCCGGCGTTGATCTGGACGTTTACGCCCAGAGCATGGCCCGTTTGCCCAAACTATTGCGGCAAACCCACACACCGCGGGTTCTGCCGCTGGAAGGGGGGTTTGCCGGGCTGTTTCAGCTCGATTTTGCCGGCAAACTGTTCGCCCGCAACTACCGCGACCCGGTCCTGGTCGCCTGCTCCGACGGGGTCGGCACCAAGCTGAAGATCGCCCAAATGGCCGGCCGGCACGACTCGATCGGCATCGACCTGGTGGCGATGTGCGTCAACGACGCCCTGTGCTGCGGCGCCGAACCGCTGTTTTTCTTGGATTACGTGGCTATGGACCGGGACGACCCGGTCCGGCTGGAGCAGATCGTCACCGGCATCAGCCGCGGCTGTATCGAGAGCGACGCCGCCCTGCTGGGGGGCGAAACCGCCATCATGCCCGACCTCTACTCCCCCGGCGAGTACGACCTGGCCGGCTTCTCCGTCGGCGTGGTGGAGCGGGCCCGGGTGATCGACGGCAAGGCGATCTCGCCGGGCGACGTGCTGATCGGGGTCGCCTCAAGCGGCCTGCACTCCAACGGTTTCAGCCTGGTGCGGAAGATCGTGTTCGATCACGCCGGGCTGGGCATCGACGATCACGTAGAAGAGCTGGGCGCCACGGTCGGCGAGGCGCTGCTCGCCCCGACCCGGCTCTACGTCCGCTCGGTCCGCGGCGTGCTGAGCCACTACCGCAAGAAGCAGGTGGTGCACGGCATCGCCCACATCACCGGCGGCGGGCTGCGAGAGAACCTCGAGCGCATCTTGCCGCCGGGCACGGCGCTCCAGATCGCCCCCGAGAGCTGGCCCGTCCCGCCCGTCTTCCGGTGGCTGCAGCGACTGGGCAACGTCGACCCCGATGAAATGGCCCGGGTCTTCAACATGGGCCTCGGGCTGGTGCTGGTCGTCAGCGAGTACTACGCAGAAAGCGTCCAGGCGCAACTGGAATCCGCGGGAGAGACGTGCTGGCGGATCGGGAGCGTGGCGGCTTCTGACGCAAGCTCCTGAGCGGAGGACGATAGTCCTCCGAGGAGCAGCGGAATTGCTCCCGAAGACCCCCGGCTAGTTCGCAGTGTTCTGCGCGACTTTAACCGCGGACGATCCCCCGGCCGCCTTCTCGATGGCTTCGATCAACCCGCTCTGGGTGTACGCGCCGCGGAACACGATTGGTCGGTAGGGGTCGCTGGGGGAGAAGACCGCGATCACCGGCACGCCGTTGGCGCCCAGCGCCCGCAGCGTGTCTTTCAGGAACTGCGGCTTGTGGGTGAAATCGGCGTACATGGTCACAACACCGTGCCGCTCCATGGCCGCATCGACCGCGTCGGTGTGCAGCACGGTCCCTTCGAGCACCTTGCAGTTGGCGCACCAATCGGCGGAAAAATCGACCAGCACCGGCCGCCCCTGGCCGATGACCACCTGGGCCAGCTTGTCTAGCGTGAACGGCTGCCAAGGGCGATCGAGCACGGTTTCGGTCAGCACGGCCGGCTCGCTCAGCAGGGTAGCGCGTTCGGAGTCGGTGCTGTCGCGGAGCGCGGCGATCAGGTCGGCCGTGCTCTGGGAGGCCTGCTCGTTGGCGGCCATCGCCACGGTCGCCTGGTACCGCGGCCCGTAGACGTCCGGCAGCAAGAACCCGTACGACAGCACCGCGCCCCCGGCCAGGATCGCTGCGGTAAGGGCGTAGCTCTGCGATCGATCGCCCCACTCGGCGCCGTACGGGATGCGTGAGTAGACCCAGCAGGCCATGGCTACGGTGGTCAAGAACGCGAGGGTCGGCAGCAGCATCTCTTGCGGCAACGAGCTGAGCAGCCACACCACGGTCGCCATCAGCACAAAGCCGAGGAACTGCTTGAAGGTGTCCATCCACGCGCCGGGCTTCGGCAAGAACTTCACCAGCGACGGGAACGCGCCGATCAGCAGGTACGGAAGCGCCATCCCCAGCCCCAGCGTGGTGAACACGCCAAACGTAACGGCCGGCGATTGCTTGACGGTCCACCCCAGGGCCGCGCCGACGCCGGGGCCGGTGCAGGGGGTCGCCAAGATCGTGGTCAGAATCCCCTTGGCGAGCGCGCCGGTGGGGCCCTCCTGCGAGGCGATTTCTTGGGCGGCGCCGTGGCCAACGAAGCCCGGGATCGGGATCTCCCACACCCCCAGCATCGCCAGGGCGAGCGCAAAGACGATCGACGACATCACCACGTTGAACCGCGCGTCGCCGAAGTGGTCGCCAAACGTGGCGCCGGCAAAAATCGCCAGCCCCGCCAGCACCCAGAACACCAGCAGGATCCCCAGCGAGTACCAAACATTCAGCGCAAACGCCTTGGACCGGCTGTGGCCAGACTGGTTCACGAAGCTCATGATCTTCAGCCCGATCACCGGCAGCACGCACGGCATGAAGTTCAGCACAAAGCCCCCCATCAGCGCGAGCAGCAGGATGGTCGGCAGGCTGCGTTGCTTGCCCAGCTCGATCTTCTCAAGCCGGTACGCGGAGTCCGATGGGGCGGGCGCCGCGGGGAGCATCGCCCCGGAGTTCACTTCCGGCGTTACAGGAGCAGCCGCCGCTGGGGAGGTTGCCTCCGGCAGCGGGCCGATCTCGACCCCTTTGCCCAGCTTGGCGGTGAACTCCAAGTCGAGTGGGATACAGCTCTCGTCGCACGCCTGCAGGCTCACCGAGCCGGCGACCTTGACCTTGTTGGGGTCGACCCCCTCGGCCAACTCAATCGGCGCGTACCAAGTGACTTGGTCTTCGTGCTCGTGGATCTCGACGCCGGTGAACACCTCTTCGTCGATGTACGTGTGCGGCGCCGGGAACCCGCGGAACTCGCCCAGCAGCCGGTAGTCGGACGAAGGCGCCAGCGTCAGGTCGGTCCGCTGCGGCCCGCCGGCGGGCTGCTTCACGCCGTACACGTGGTAGCCGGGTTCGATCGTGGCCGTGACCATCAAGACCGCGGGCCGTTCGGCGGTCGCCGGGGTGAACTGCGCAGCCAGCTCTACCGGTTGCGGTCCGTCGCCGATGCCTCCGCCGAGGAAGTCAAACTGCGCCCGGGCCGGCGCAGCGCAGAAGAACAGAGCTAGTACTAGCAGCGTGGCGGCAAAACCGCCGTTGCGTTGAGACATGCGATATTCTCGGCTTCGATTGGGACGACGGCATTCTAAGGACCATCGCCAACTCGGGCAAAGGCACTCTCCTATGCTTTGACGACGCCATCACGCATCCACGCCTTACCCGCTGCGACAACTATTGATTCAGCTTCTCCCCTAGACTGTGCAGAATCGCCCGTTCCGCGTGGACTTTGGCCCACTTGGGCACGCGGCATTCGTTTGTCGAAAAATAGGCAAACGAACCAGCCGCTACACAGCCGGCGGCG from Pirellulimonas nuda includes:
- the glgX gene encoding glycogen debranching protein GlgX; its protein translation is MLLTPVMTTSPVTAGLLMPKAQPTFHFSYPLPYGAVLRDEGVQFVVYSKNATAMRVLLYRRVTDREPYRLIEFNPDTDRWGDIWSIFVPELGAGTLYHFQAAGPFEPHKGHRFDPRARLIDPYASALAGTYLRGDDGVVRPPKCVVVDEHFDWQGDRHLRQPLSETIIYEMHVRGFTRSSSGGGDHPGTYLGVIDKIPYLKSLGVTAVELMPVHEFPTEESDGAKHGLANYWGYDPMAFFAPHRGYMHGAKPGDQVRQFKEMVRALHAAGIEVILDVVFNHTAEGNERGPTFSFKGLENSVYYMLNGGGEYKNYSGCGNTVNSNHPIVREMIFHCLRHWVYNYHIDGFRFDLASILSRDRNGDLCANPPLVEYIAEDPMLADTKIIAEAWDAAGAYQVGSFASERWAEWNGAYRDNIRRYWRGDVGMTGPMATRLAGSSDLYQPSGKNPYHSINFITSHDGYSLADLTAYERKHNLANGEDNRDGDNNNYSSNYGVEGPTRRLPIMTLRRRQAKNMLATLLLSQGTPMITSGDEVLRTQRGNNNAYCQDNPVSWFDWKQVEKNPDMMRFVQALIAFRLRQPVVRRQTFLTGMPHKSGELADVSWFGADGKPVDWSQTFHSLTCVLGDGGLDDPAARPVMIMIHSGGSPQDFMTPITVRDLRWRLFIDTAAEPPKEVYPDADGPLLATSEHVRLNHHTLRCYVVE
- the purM gene encoding phosphoribosylformylglycinamidine cyclo-ligase; protein product: MQRITYKDSGVDLDVYAQSMARLPKLLRQTHTPRVLPLEGGFAGLFQLDFAGKLFARNYRDPVLVACSDGVGTKLKIAQMAGRHDSIGIDLVAMCVNDALCCGAEPLFFLDYVAMDRDDPVRLEQIVTGISRGCIESDAALLGGETAIMPDLYSPGEYDLAGFSVGVVERARVIDGKAISPGDVLIGVASSGLHSNGFSLVRKIVFDHAGLGIDDHVEELGATVGEALLAPTRLYVRSVRGVLSHYRKKQVVHGIAHITGGGLRENLERILPPGTALQIAPESWPVPPVFRWLQRLGNVDPDEMARVFNMGLGLVLVVSEYYAESVQAQLESAGETCWRIGSVAASDASS
- a CDS encoding glycosyltransferase family 4 protein, coding for MSVASGDRLTVLVDGVVFENRSQIGIWRVFYETLSRLGDGFDVVVVLAGDAVQELPAGVSTLRLGHRYPHGSKLRFDRRWRRRQIIRRIDHHYPNAIWHSTYFTFDPRVRPRSVVTVYDLIAEELFYANRNFEEHAQDKRAAILQASAISTISHDTKQKLLQYYPDLSCPVSVATLGAEHIVPPAEPSPVREPFALFVGDRYGYKNFSILVDAVASTQWPEYLRVKVVGAPFSEAESRLLECRGVRRRFEHEGRVDDAMLATLYRRSTCFVFPSLNEGFGLPAVEAQSLGTIPVVSDLPVFREVCGSGAYYFDPHFTDSLCRAIQQVCQIEDRPLVVEACQKNAQRFRWQATADAMAEVYRSVAGLNGSRGATPSPPPARSSA
- a CDS encoding protein-disulfide reductase DsbD family protein gives rise to the protein MSQRNGGFAATLLVLALFFCAAPARAQFDFLGGGIGDGPQPVELAAQFTPATAERPAVLMVTATIEPGYHVYGVKQPAGGPQRTDLTLAPSSDYRLLGEFRGFPAPHTYIDEEVFTGVEIHEHEDQVTWYAPIELAEGVDPNKVKVAGSVSLQACDESCIPLDLEFTAKLGKGVEIGPLPEATSPAAAAPVTPEVNSGAMLPAAPAPSDSAYRLEKIELGKQRSLPTILLLALMGGFVLNFMPCVLPVIGLKIMSFVNQSGHSRSKAFALNVWYSLGILLVFWVLAGLAIFAGATFGDHFGDARFNVVMSSIVFALALAMLGVWEIPIPGFVGHGAAQEIASQEGPTGALAKGILTTILATPCTGPGVGAALGWTVKQSPAVTFGVFTTLGLGMALPYLLIGAFPSLVKFLPKPGAWMDTFKQFLGFVLMATVVWLLSSLPQEMLLPTLAFLTTVAMACWVYSRIPYGAEWGDRSQSYALTAAILAGGAVLSYGFLLPDVYGPRYQATVAMAANEQASQSTADLIAALRDSTDSERATLLSEPAVLTETVLDRPWQPFTLDKLAQVVIGQGRPVLVDFSADWCANCKVLEGTVLHTDAVDAAMERHGVVTMYADFTHKPQFLKDTLRALGANGVPVIAVFSPSDPYRPIVFRGAYTQSGLIEAIEKAAGGSSAVKVAQNTAN
- the cbiE gene encoding precorrin-6y C5,15-methyltransferase (decarboxylating) subunit CbiE, which encodes MTQTHPPIAVIGIGDDGLDAAPAAVRQRIESADVVLGPERALRLLPASIGAKRIALSGDLEQLAAQLETVGDRRAALLVFGDPMFYGLARYVTERLGKERFEVIPHVSSMQLAFARVMEGWDEAYLTNVANHRLETVVEKIRTADRVGLFTSEEVGPAQVAQALLDRRIDYFNAYVCENLGARDERVTRGSLAEIAAQDFSSLNVMILVRHPDVPDRPRESVGQRVFGNPDEAFAQAQPKLGLLTSAEVRCLALAQLDIGPESVVWDVGAGSGSVSIEAAQLATRGAVYAIEQDPEDHGLIRENAERFGVRNISPVLGTAPDCWSGLPDPDCVFIAGGGREVARLSTDAYARLRSGGRLVCNVISIDNLAELRQAMLAENPDVRVWMVNIARGADQLGRLSFESLKPSFLLAVVKA